The sequence below is a genomic window from Candidatus Parvarchaeota archaeon.
CCTTCAAGCCCGAATGCGAGGGCAACAAAGGCAACTCCCACGCTTCCTGCAACCACCTTTAGTGAAAAGTCGAAGATTTGCGGCCCAAGTATGGCGGCCATCGATTGGCCCATGCTGGCTCCATTTTTGGACAGGGCAAATGCGGTTGCAAAGTAGCCGCTTCGCGCCGGCGTGAAATCAGATGCAAGCATGCCGGCAAAATGGGACATGACGGCCTGCCTGTAGCCAATATCTGTACCCATGCCCCCAATAAGAATTTTGATTCTGTAGGCCATGCACAAATTGATGCCAACATAACAGGCAAGGGCAGCCAATATGTATGTTGGTTTTGCTCCTGCAAGCACAGATACAATCCTGTCAAAATCAAACAGGTATGCCACTGCGCCTATTGCAAGAATTGTTAGCGCAAGCTGCAGCAACTCCTTTGCATGTTTCAATCAAGCACCTTACAAAGTTCTTTTTCTGCCTTATGTAATTAAAAGATGTGTGGCAAGAAGCCGATGTTTTAGAAGGAAAGGGGGTCGAATCCAGGGCACAACCCAAGCATGATGCTAGAGGCTGATGAATTTTTAGTATGTCTGAAAAACTTTCAAACCACAAACTTTTATTTCACCTGTATACTCTTTGGGTTTTTGAGCTGCAAAAGGCTGCCACCCTACACTTGAAATGGTTGGATTCACTTGCCCGTACGGCCAAAAAAGCACTGAACAAACAGTGCCCAAGTCTCATCATAGGTACAAATCATTCCTTTGGCTGTTTTTCCATTTCCTGTTGGTATTTATGCATCCCTGCCGAAATCGCACTGCCTGCTAAGCCAAAAACATCCACTAGAGAAGGCGGCTTGTCGTAGGTGAACGGAACGCCTATCACGTCCGCGATTTTTTTTGCATCGTCCTGATTGCCTATTGCTTGTGGCACATCAAGTTCATTTCCATCTTGTTGCTTGAAAACAGTGTGAGCTTCCCATCGGCCACCTTTTTTCCTGCGAATATAAATTTTTGTGAATCTAATCGAAGAGATGCTGGCAAATGGCAGTGAAAGAGAGCCTCTTGAAAGGATGGACCAGTAGGAATAGGTGAGTGTGGCGGTTGTCTTGTCAGTGGAAACTGAACGAATGGTGTACATGAAGACGACCACTGTGCCAGCAAGAACGAACATGAGCCCAAACGGAGAGGCATGAGACGAAATAAATGGCATTCCAAAAAAAATACCCGCGCCCACAGTCATGAATATGGCTCCAAATAATACTCTAGGTAACGCACCGAGATAATTGTTGAATGAAAGCCGGTTTGCATCCATGTCATTTCCTTTTTACGGCAATTGTTTTTCATCCATTTTTTTCTGTTCTGCGGCTTTCCGCCCCCAATATTCAGCAGTCTGTTTCATCATGTCTGCTGCCTGCTGGGAAGAAGGCGGCCCCTGCGTCTCGAATGGGACTCCGAGAAACTGGGAAATCTGCGTTGCTTCAGTCGGTTCACCTACAATGTTGAGATATGAGAGCACGTTGCCATCAGAAAGGATGAAACAAAGGTCATTGCTTGAAGAGTGCGTTGGCAAGTAGCGAAGCTGCACTTTTGTTATCTGCTGCAGATTGTACTCGAATTTTTTTGAGCCAAGAAGCGAAAATATTTTTACGGCAAGTGTGCGTTTTTGTTTGTCAAGTTCGATGGTGGTTTTTTTGACGACTGCCATTGTCAGAATTCCGATTAAAACAAAAACAACTCCACCAAATAGGTTCTGAGTGGTTACAAAAGTTAAGCCTACGAATGCAAAAAAAGCTCCAATAAAAAGGCCTATATAGAAAACATAGTAATCATCCAGCTTCATGAGGCTTTCGGAAACCTTTTTGACGCCCATGTAACGATTGTTGAATGGGAAGGTTAATATTGATGATTAGCAGTTGCCAGGACTAACTGGTCTGCATTTTGCAAGCAAAAATGCAGGTGACATTTGGGCTTGCGCCCAAAGCATCACAAATTTTTCGCTTCGCTCGAATTTGCAGGGGGCAGGATTTGAACCTGCGTACGCGCTAGGCGACCAGATTTCCTATCCTTGAAGTTCAATACTCCAAGTTTCGGTTTTGCTGCCCAATCAGGGCGATCTTGAGTCTGGCGCGATTGACCAAGCTCCGCCACCCCTGCAAAAGAAAGTAAGAAGATTGCAACTAGAAAGGATAAAAAGGATTGTGGCTTATCAAAAACTTCATTTCTCACTTTTTCCGTCTTTTCAGCTCCTCAATCACTTTTTGGATGTCAATGCCGCGGCTTTCAAGTGCAACAAGTGTAAAATAAAGAAGGTCGGCAGCCTCCCAGGCCACTTCCCTATCTTCTTTAACCAATACCGCCTCCTCAAGCTCGGCTGCCTCCTCCCTTAGCTTGTTTCCAATCTCCTTTTTGTCAGCAAGAAGCTTTGATGTGTAAGAGCCAGCGATTGGCTTTTCCTTCCTTTCCCTGATAACTCCGATAAGCTCGTCAAAGAACCCCCACTCCCTGCCCTTCTTTGCCTCAAAACAGGTCCAACCTCCCTTGTGGCAGGCGCAGTTTCCCATCTGGTCAACAACCGCCAAAAGCGCGTCACTGTCGCAATCCTCAAGCAGCATTTTCACTGCCTGCACGTTGCCTGAAGTTTCGCCCTTTCTCATGACCTTCCCAAACTGCCTGCTGTAGCGCCATAAAAACCCAGTCTCCTTTATTTTTGCAACAGCCTCCTTATTTGCCCAGACAAGGGAGAGCACCTGCTTTGTCTGCCTGTCTTGAACAATAAGGGGCATGAGGCTGCTTGCCCTTCCAGAATTTATTGCACCTTTTTTTCCTGCCGCCATCCATCACACCATCAAACTAGTCTATTCCATTCCCATTTTCATTCCCATTTTCATTCCAATATATTACCTATCCTCTAACTTCTATGCTCTTGCCCTTCAAATACCTTTTCAGTTCAGGAATTTTTATCTTCCCGTAGTGGAAAACGCTTGCCGCAAGCGCCGCATCAGCCCCTGCATCTGCAAATACCTCATAAAAGTCCTGCATTCTTCCCGCTCCCCCTGATGCAATCACAGGAATGCCGATTTTACTGCAGACCTCCCTTACCAACCCAACATTAAATCCAGCCACAGTCCCGTCCCTGTCAATGCTAGTCAGGAGAATTTCCC
It includes:
- the hisE gene encoding phosphoribosyl-ATP diphosphatase; amino-acid sequence: MAAGKKGAINSGRASSLMPLIVQDRQTKQVLSLVWANKEAVAKIKETGFLWRYSRQFGKVMRKGETSGNVQAVKMLLEDCDSDALLAVVDQMGNCACHKGGWTCFEAKKGREWGFFDELIGVIRERKEKPIAGSYTSKLLADKKEIGNKLREEAAELEEAVLVKEDREVAWEAADLLYFTLVALESRGIDIQKVIEELKRRKK